A window of Oreochromis aureus strain Israel breed Guangdong unplaced genomic scaffold, ZZ_aureus HiC_scaffold_126, whole genome shotgun sequence contains these coding sequences:
- the LOC116313559 gene encoding nuclear factor 7, brain-like, with product SNGPQLFCVDEQRVVCTVCDFPHHQSHKVIPVEEAVSVLKKHLKSDLKSLQDKRNKYKQVVKTYNEVLQHSKKQLLSTERQIRAEFNKLQQFLKEEEESRLAALREEEEQKGRTISREMKMIEEQISSLSDSISAVEEELQKHSVPFLRSYKNTQSRARAQSSLSDPQLVSGALIDVAKHLGNLSFRVWEKMKEKVHFSPVILDPNTAHCCLYLSDDLTSVRHGGQTWQQLPDNPERNTMYADVFGSEGFSSEKHSWEVEVGDHFSWNIGLIKASVDRKGEYPVSPKNGIWCLVHRSGKYNNGDGQTVRVKKSLQRIRVQLDYDRGEVSFYDPEDMTHIYTHRDTFTETLLPYFCIFNVDDAKSSDIKICETKTNCKD from the coding sequence ACAGTAACGGCCCCCAGTTGTTCTGTGTGGACGAGCAGAGAGTTGTTTGTACTGTCTGTGACTTTCCTCACCATCAGAGTCACAAAGTGATTCCTGTAGAAGAAGCAGTCAGTGTCTTAAAGAAACATCTCAAATCTGACTTAAAGTCTCTGCAGGACAAGAGGAACAAATACAAACAAGTGGTGAAAACATACAATGAAGTGCTTCAACACTCCAAGAAGCAGCTGTTGTCCACAGAGAGGCAGATCAGAGCAGAGTTCAACAAGCTCCAGCAGTtcctgaaagaggaagaggagtccAGACTGGCAGctctgagggaggaagaggagcagaagggGAGGACTATCAGCAGAGAGATGAAGATGATTGAGGAGCAGATCTCCTCTCTGTCAGACAGCATCTCTGCTGTTGAAgaagagctgcagaaacacagcgtGCCATTCCTCCGCAGTTATAAAAACACTCAGAGCAGAGCCAGAGCCCAGAGCTCACTGTCAGATCCACAGCTGGTCTCAGGAGCACTGATAGATGTggccaaacacctgggcaacctgTCCTTCAGAGTGTgggagaagatgaaggagaaggTCCACTTCAGTCCTGTCAttctggacccaaacactgcACACTGCTGTCTCTATCTGTCTGATGATCTGACCAGTGTGAGACATGGAGGACAGACATGgcagcagcttcctgataaTCCAGAGAGAAACACAATGTATGCTGATGTTTTTGGCTCTGAGGGCTTcagctcagagaaacacagctgggaggtggaggtgggagACCATTTCAGCTGGAATATAGGTTTAATTAAAGCATCAGTTGACAGGAAAGGAGAATATCCTGTTTCACCAAAAAATGGAATCTGGTGTTTAGTGCATCGCAGTGGAAAATATAATAATGGTGATGGTCAGACTGTGAGAGTGAAGAAGAGTCTGCAGAGGATCAGAGTCCAGCTGGACTATGACAGGGGGGAGGTGTCCTTCTATGACCCTGAAGACATGACTCACATCTACACTCACAGAGACACTTTCACTGAGACACTCTTGCCatacttttgtatttttaatgttgATGATGCGAAGTCTTCAGATATCAAAATCTGTGAAACTAAGACTAATTGTAAAGATTAA